The Streptomyces sp. NBC_00236 DNA window AGCGGCCTGCGGCAGCCCCACCAACGGATTCGCCGCTGCCTCCTCCCACTTGAGGGCCCGGATGAAGTCCGGCCCCGGCTCACTGGAGAACGCCTTGCAGACCACGTTCTGGGGTACTGCGGTCCGGAGATCGGCACACACCCTCTCAAGCACGAAGCGGTCCTCCGAAGAGAGGACGTCTCCCGGGCGCTCATGGTCCTGTTGAGGCCAGTTGACCCCGTCCCAACGGGTCGCGTACGTCCTGCATGACCTGTTCTCCGTCCCCTTCGACCGGATCGCGCACGTGCTGGGCGGGACGGTGCCCAGTGCCAAGAAGCACGCCAGCAGGGCTCGACAACGCCTCGACGGCGCCCAGGATGCCTCGGAGCGGAACAGCGGACCGGACCAACGGATCGTCGAGGCCTTCCTGACAGCAGCCCGGACCGGAGATACGCGCAGGATGATCCAGCTGCTCGCGCCCGACAGCGTCCGTGACGCCGACGCTGCGCTCCTGCCTCGCGGTGCCCGTACCGCAGTCCTCGGTGCTGTCGACATCGCCAACGAGACCGTGCACTTCCGTGATCGCATTCGGTCGGCCTGCAGGCTCACTGTCAACGACAAGTCGGTGTACCTCATCGCCCCGGGCGGACATCCCCTCGCCACGATCGAGATCAGTACAGCCAAGGGGAAGGTCACGAGAATCGCGGTGCGATCGGCCCAGGCCGACGACCGATTCGCGGCCGCCCTACGGTCAACGTCCCCGACCCGCAACAACCGGGTGGTGACCCGCGCGCATCGTTTGTAGCTGCGGAGGGCGGAGGGCGGAGGGCGGAAGGCGGAGGCGAGCAGAGGCAGTGAGCCCTTCCTGCGGACAGGCGTCACTCACTCCGATCGAGTACGGCCGGACCCGCAGGGGAAGGCGTGCACTCGGTTGCTTCAGCCACGCGGTGCTCGTCCCTGCCCTGGTTGATCGGTGGCACCCGGCCTTCTCGGCTCGCCTGCGACAACGACCTCTCGGTTTCCACCGCCTACCACTACCTCCACGAGGGGCTGACCTTCGGGCGGCCGGAGCACCGGGCCCTGCTCAGAACCACCTTCAAGGCAGTGCGCAGGAAGGTCAGCCTCACCATCTAGACGACGTCGCGTCCGGCGGAGCGTGCGGTGAGGTCTTCGTCCGTGATGTCGCGGACCACTCGACACGGTGTTCCGAGTGCCACGGTCATCGGCGGAATGCTCCGGCTGACGACGCTGCCCGCGCCGATGACCGATCCATATCCGATGCGAACACCGGGCAGGACCACAACGTTGCTGCCGATCCAGACCTTGTCCTCGATCACGATCGGCTCCGAGAAGCGACCGAAGTCAGCTCGGCGCGCGGGATGGACCGGATGTCCCGTCGTGGTCAGCGTCACGCTGGGAGCGATCATGACGCCGTCACCTATGCGGATCTCCACGTCATCGACGAACGTCAGGTTCACGTTTCCGAAGAAGTCGTCGCCGATGTGAACGTTGCTGCCGAACCCGGCATGGAACGGAGGCAACAGCACGGTGCGTTCACCGACGGAGCCGAGGATCTCGACGAGCAGCTGCCGGCGCCTCTCCGGCTTGCTCGGGGGCGTCAGGTTGTACTCGAAGACTTGCTCCGTGCGGCGCAGAGGGGCCTGAAAGGCTGCCTCCGACTCGGTGTAGACGAACCCTTTGGCGATCCGGGCGAGCACTTCCTCGTTGTGCATGTCCGTCACGGCGGAAAGCTCCGTTCATCCGATTCCCTGGGCACGCTTGACGTGCCCCTGACTGACCGTGTGCCAGATCCTATGTGCGGTACGCAGCCACCGTGCGGGTCTGCGGGACACGAGACGCGCCCGGTACCATCCACCGACCATCTTGGGCGCCGGGCCACCTCGCGCGAGAACGAATGCTCTTCCACCCCTCTGCCCCGGAATCCGTGCACAGCGCCGAACGCCTTGGCGAGCGTGCGCCGGGCTCCTCGTACAAGACTGAACCCAGCAACACCGCCTGGCTACTTGACCTGATCAGGACCGAGCCGCTGGTGCTGCGAGAGACCGCGTGCCCAGGACCGGTTGCGCGTTCATTGAGTTGTTCAGCTCGCCGGAGGTGGGCAGGCGCCCCATCTGGGTGGACCTCGACCGCGTGATGAGCGCGGAGCACGTTGCCTGCGACGTGCGCGAGGAGTCCCAGTCCCTGTAGTGATCGACCTCGGGCCAGCGATGAATCGAAACCACCGAGCTCAACCGTCGCGATGTGACGCGGAGCGGCGCAGCCCATTCCGTTCCGTCCGGCTGCGGGAGAGGCCGAACTCGGCCACCTGCTCCTGCCGTGGCAGGGACACGGCTGTGCCGCCGCGGCATGGGCAGCGGCGTTCGGCGGAACGACGAAGTGCTCCCGGCGAGTCGGTGGTCCCACCCTCGACTCCGGAGCCGGTTCACCAGGCCGGCCACGTGATCCCCCGGGCGCCGTAGGGCGAGCGCGTGGACGGGGTCTTGGGGGAGCAGGATGCGTGCGAGCTGAAGCGGAGGGCGTATACCGGGAACTCCGGCTGGACAAGCTGCTGGCCGATGTCGGCACTCCGAGCATCGTAGGGACCGCGGCCCTGGGCCTGATGGTCCGTCGGGACCTGGATCTGGATCTGGATGGGGTGTGCGAGCGTCTGGATGATGCTGCCGTGGTGGCCGTCGCCGCGGTCGGTGCCCGGCTCGCGACCCAACCGCACGTCCGCCTTGTGACCTTCC harbors:
- a CDS encoding sigma factor-like helix-turn-helix DNA-binding protein, which encodes MTPSQRVAYVLHDLFSVPFDRIAHVLGGTVPSAKKHASRARQRLDGAQDASERNSGPDQRIVEAFLTAARTGDTRRMIQLLAPDSVRDADAALLPRGARTAVLGAVDIANETVHFRDRIRSACRLTVNDKSVYLIAPGGHPLATIEISTAKGKVTRIAVRSAQADDRFAAALRSTSPTRNNRVVTRAHRL
- a CDS encoding sugar O-acetyltransferase, which encodes MLARIAKGFVYTESEAAFQAPLRRTEQVFEYNLTPPSKPERRRQLLVEILGSVGERTVLLPPFHAGFGSNVHIGDDFFGNVNLTFVDDVEIRIGDGVMIAPSVTLTTTGHPVHPARRADFGRFSEPIVIEDKVWIGSNVVVLPGVRIGYGSVIGAGSVVSRSIPPMTVALGTPCRVVRDITDEDLTARSAGRDVV